The proteins below come from a single Drosophila suzukii chromosome X, CBGP_Dsuzu_IsoJpt1.0, whole genome shotgun sequence genomic window:
- the LOC108005084 gene encoding uncharacterized protein isoform X1, with the protein MIETSNQRSGGVDFNGRHSASPARTIDSHDSTTGSMDTIVDRSLNREELHQVVTNIEQSTNSMSTAGSESLTNSHIGMLQRDVEQQQQEDQEQSRQDAQSHIYSSPVYDEEPPALKLLSAALDLDAEKGKASIDEDNKPKLISHKEFKQQLEEAMVSRQPNQVNATKSASNTLDSRISRKQRCPPELIKYKESSGGGASDSSSLSSKDRRKRKASNECCSAFPLQIVLGTLQLLLAISLVALGSLLIVREAALSLAACGIWTGLIAAVTGSLGVVSMRKTQTAFLALSLVCIASSTLALAVSGVNLSRDLNRMAEHEVEQFNLINANSEVSAAFGLFFTLFLHFVASIVSVYRCALQICTKSKHSELRDVIVKSNSLGIALDQQKVDQYIKAMSLNGTEKVNSEKLAAMWMYATKMGSLPPPSVRKLTPPSRQIMLIPSTAGSGIAPPPPTRLPPPPPGAGLLLPVQYRGMTLPYMRPGPGSVLYAHPASLSGTYRTHKSTKSAEINGQRRRRRAGKSDANRRQRRKSEADVLDGAPNFQYTGLDRAIADSFLARQEQSQAGSHIDYSSSASSDLYGGQRASSKTKIVCRDVVM; encoded by the exons ATGATCGAGACCAGTAATCAACGGTCAGGAGGCGTAGATTTCAATGGTCGCCACTCGGCATCGCCGGCCCGCACCATAGACTCACATGATTCCACCACGGGGAGCATGGATACCATTGTGGATCGCAGCCTAAATCGCGAGGAGCTGCACCAGGTGGTGACCAACATCGAGCAAAGCACAAATAGCATGAGCACGGCGGGATCAGAAAGTCTGACCAACTCGCACATTGGTATGTTACAAAGGGACGTAgagcagcaacagcaggaGGATCAGGAGCAATCACGTCAGGATGCCCAGAGTCACATTTATTCGAGTCCAGTCTACGATGAGGAGCCCCCTGCGCTAAAACTTCTTTCCGCAGCCTTAGACTTGGATGCAGAAAAAGGCAAGGCCAGTATTGACGAGGATAATAAGCCCAAGTTGATTTCGCATAAGGAATTCAAACAGCAGCTGGAGGAAGCGATGGTCTCGCGGCAACCCAACCAG GTGAATGCCACAAAAAGTGCATCTAACACTTTGGACTCCAGGATTAGTCGTAAACAGCGCTGTCCACCGGAATTAATCAAGTACAAGGAGAGCAGCGGGGGCGGGGCCAGTGACTCCTCATCGCTTTCTTCGAAGGATCGGCGCAAACGAAAGGCGAGTAATGAATGTTGCTCGGCCTTTCCACTACAGATAGTGCTGGGCACTTTGCAGTTGCTCCTGGCCATTTCCCTGGTGGCCCTGGGATCGCTCCTGATCGTTCGAGAAGCAGCCCTCTCTTTGGCGGCATGTGGCATATGGACGGGACTAATAGCCGCCGTTACCGGTTCCCTTGGAGTGGTGAGCATGCGCAAAACGCAGACGGCCTTCCTAGCTCTCAGTTTGGTCTGCATCGCCAGCAGCACCTTGGCCCTGGCTGTTTCCGGAGTGAATTTGTCCAGGGATCTCAACAGAATGGCAGAGCACGAGGTCGAGCAG TTCAACTTGATCAATGCCAACAGCGAGGTCTCTGCCGCCTTCGGTCTGTTCTTCACCCTTTTTCTGCACTTTGTGGCCAGCATCGTCTCTGTATATAGATGTGCCCTCCAGATTTGCACGAA ATCGAAGCACAGCGAGCTGCGTGACGTCATTGTCAAGTCGAATTCTTTGGGAATTGCTTTGGACCAACAAAAGGTGGATCAGTATATTAAGGCGATGTCTTTAAATGGCACTGAGAAG GTAAACAGTGAGAAACTGGCGGCCATGTGGATGTATGCCACCAAAATGGGATCTCTACCGCCGCCCTCAGTTCGCAAATTGACGCCACCATCGCGGCAGATAATGCTGATTCCCTCAACCGCTGGCAGTGGG ATAGCACCACCGCCACCCACACGCCTGCCACCACCGCCGCCGGGCGCCGGGCTTTTGTTGCCGGTGCAATACCGTGGAATGACACTTCCTTACATGCGACCCGGTCCCGGATCCGTGCTCTACGCCCATCCGGCCAGCTTGAGCGGCACATATCGGACTCACAAAAGCACCAAGTCGGCGGAGATCAACGGGCAGCGAAGGCGCAGGCGGGCGGGAAAATCGGATGCAAATCGCCGGCAGCGCCGCAAATCGGAGGCGGATGTCCTCGACGGCGCACCCAACTTCCAATACACAGGTCTGGATCGAGCCATAGCCGATAGCTTCTTGGCTAGGCAAGAACAGTCGCAGGCGGGAAGTCACATTGACTATTCGTCGTCAGCATCTTCGGACTTATACGGCGGTCAGAGGGCTTCCTCCAAAACAAAGATCGTCTGTCGGGATGTGGTAATGTGA
- the LOC108005084 gene encoding uncharacterized protein isoform X2, with amino-acid sequence MSLNGTEKVNSEKLAAMWMYATKMGSLPPPSVRKLTPPSRQIMLIPSTAGSGIAPPPPTRLPPPPPGAGLLLPVQYRGMTLPYMRPGPGSVLYAHPASLSGTYRTHKSTKSAEINGQRRRRRAGKSDANRRQRRKSEADVLDGAPNFQYTGLDRAIADSFLARQEQSQAGSHIDYSSSASSDLYGGQRASSKTKIVCRDVVM; translated from the exons ATGTCTTTAAATGGCACTGAGAAG GTAAACAGTGAGAAACTGGCGGCCATGTGGATGTATGCCACCAAAATGGGATCTCTACCGCCGCCCTCAGTTCGCAAATTGACGCCACCATCGCGGCAGATAATGCTGATTCCCTCAACCGCTGGCAGTGGG ATAGCACCACCGCCACCCACACGCCTGCCACCACCGCCGCCGGGCGCCGGGCTTTTGTTGCCGGTGCAATACCGTGGAATGACACTTCCTTACATGCGACCCGGTCCCGGATCCGTGCTCTACGCCCATCCGGCCAGCTTGAGCGGCACATATCGGACTCACAAAAGCACCAAGTCGGCGGAGATCAACGGGCAGCGAAGGCGCAGGCGGGCGGGAAAATCGGATGCAAATCGCCGGCAGCGCCGCAAATCGGAGGCGGATGTCCTCGACGGCGCACCCAACTTCCAATACACAGGTCTGGATCGAGCCATAGCCGATAGCTTCTTGGCTAGGCAAGAACAGTCGCAGGCGGGAAGTCACATTGACTATTCGTCGTCAGCATCTTCGGACTTATACGGCGGTCAGAGGGCTTCCTCCAAAACAAAGATCGTCTGTCGGGATGTGGTAATGTGA
- the LOC108005083 gene encoding protein phosphatase 1H isoform X1, with product MFSNIKERFISAIAPDLPPLPGAGERRIGAGSGHLHNSPHQRLRFGGSGSQPLPDKFPYARPPFLQLLTADELRASADHNVRPIIVPRDINLLPWGTGYAECVNSGKSEWNEDQGAFCRQVLSDPEHKHPDLPYTYFGIFDGHAGYGAALAASHQFHHILHEKLVDCLELLLPRDVDPSSGGGDGIQLNPTFPHPIYFQRRVTKDELIIGALESAFFNMDSLIAQDNDRYRDAGGCTACVSLFIDGKMYVANAGDSRAVLCQRRATPDRQQTDTHSSIEPDPLEVSCYPVPFSADHTPETERERLLNVARLKPQLMGQHYVAMEYAKRPHIKDMGQRILCRQGTMRGWTYKTLTREDLRMPVVNGEGKRSRLLGTLGVTRGFGDHDLLAINTGIQIKPFLTPHPDVRQRDLTQVVCISDEDNRDGDYGVLVMATDGLWDVSENEGVARIVFQTLSKYPTEKHRYTMVAQELVARARGKINDSGHWRLADSKAAATVDDISVIVIPVSQYYKEHVEWTQNYKRDLEHRRRQAQANMAQEAVTVLNGVMAEEAQVVEEEEEGEVVVHEARTSQKPQQVEDGVDETLVVELAPSLEQVQLKDKDSAAFDIGKKDNDKDKEASTTRQHLQQQFQKGRKGKGKH from the exons ATGTTTAGTAACATTAAGGAGCGTTTTATATCGGCCATTGCACCGGACTTACCGCCTCTGCCAGGTGCAGGCGAGCGAAGGATTGGTGCCGGAAGCGGCCATCTTCACAATTCGCCGCACCAGCGACTTCGGTTCGGTGGTTCCGGTAGTCAGCCGTTGCCGGATAAGTTCCCCTACGCCCGGCCCCCCTTTCTGCAACTTCTCACAGCGGACGAACTGCGCGCCTCAGCGGACCACAATGTGCGGCCAATCATAGTGCCGCGGGACATCAACCTGCTGCCCTGGGGCACCGGATACGCCGAGTGCGTCAATTCCGGTAAATCTGAGTGGAACGAGGACCAGGGCGCCTTCTGTCG GCAAGTTCTTTCGGATCCTGAGCACAAGCACCCAGATCTTCCGTACACATACTTCGGAATTTTCGATGGACACGCCGGATATGGAGCCGCACTAGCCGCTTCGCATCAGTTCCATCACATCCTGCACGAAAAGCTAGTAGACTGCCTGGAGCTGCTCCTGCCACGAGATGTGGACCCCTCCAGTGGCGGAGGGGATGGCATTCAGCTGAATCCTACATTCCCGCACCCCATCTACTTCCAGCGCCGGGTGACCAAGGACGAACTTATCATCGGTGCACTGGAAAGTGCCTTTTTCAACATGGACTCGCTGATAGCGCAGGACAATGATCGTTATCGAGATGCCGGCGGCTGCACCGCCTGCGTCTCATTATTTATTGATGGCAAGATGTATGTCGCCAATGCCGGCGACTCTAGAGCTGTGCTCTGTCAGCGCCGTGCCACTCCTGATAGGCAACAAACGGATACGCACTCCAGTATTGAACCGGATCCACTAGAAGTTAGCTGTTATCCAGTGCCGTTCTCCGCTGATCACACGCCTGAAACAGAGCGAGAACGTCTGCTCAATGTAGCCAGATTGAAGCCGCAACTTATGGGTCAACATTATGTGGCAATGGAGTACGCCAAGCGGCCGCACATCAAGGATATGGGCCAGCGCATTCTCTGCCGACAGGGCACAATGCGTGGCTGGACATATAAGACGCTGACCAGAGAAGATCTCCGCATGCCGGTGGTAAATGGCGAGGGCAAGAGAAGCCGTTTGTTGGGCACACTGGGAGTGACGCGCGGTTTTGGCGATCACGACTTGCTGGCCATTAACACGGGTATACAGATAAAACCCTTTCTCACGCCCCATCCCGATGTGAGACAGAGGGATCTTACGCAGGTCGTTTGCATTTCGGATGAAGACAACAGGGATGGAGATTACGGCGTGCTTGTTATGGCCACCGATGGCCTATGGGATGTTTCCGAAAACGAGGGCGTTGCACGCATTGTCTTCCAGACGCTATCCAAATATCCTACGGAGAAGCATCGCTATACGATGGTCGCCCAGGAGCTGGTGGCTCGTGCTCGTGGAAAAATCAATGACTCCGGGCATTGGCGTCTCGCCGATAGCAAGGCAGCAGCCACTGTTGATGATATCTCAGTGATTGTCATTCCGGTTAGCCAGTATTATAAGGAACACGTGGAGTGGACACAAAACTACAAACGAGATCTCGAGCATCGACGCCGCCAAGCACAGGCCAACATGGCCCAGGAGGCGGTCACCGTCCTCAACGGCGTAATGGCCGAGGAAGCTCAGGTCGttgaggaggaggaggagggtGAGGTGGTTGTGCACGAGGCAAGAACTTCCCAGAAACCACAGCAGGTGGAGGATGGAGTCGACGAGACCCTGGTGGTAGAACTGGCCCCCTCGCTGGAACAGGTGCAGCTAAAAGACAAGGATTCTGCAG CGTTTGACATCGGTAAAAAGGATAATGATAAGGACAAAGAGGCGTCGACGACGCGGCAGCATCTGCAACAACAGTTTCAAAAGGGTCGCAAAGGCAAGGGAAAGCACTAG
- the LOC108005083 gene encoding protein phosphatase 1H isoform X2, producing the protein MFSNIKERFISAIAPDLPPLPGAGERRIGAGSGHLHNSPHQRLRFGGSGSQPLPDKFPYARPPFLQLLTADELRASADHNVRPIIVPRDINLLPWGTGYAECVNSGKSEWNEDQGAFCRQVLSDPEHKHPDLPYTYFGIFDGHAGYGAALAASHQFHHILHEKLVDCLELLLPRDVDPSSGGGDGIQLNPTFPHPIYFQRRVTKDELIIGALESAFFNMDSLIAQDNDRYRDAGGCTACVSLFIDGKMYVANAGDSRAVLCQRRATPDRQQTDTHSSIEPDPLEVSCYPVPFSADHTPETERERLLNVARLKPQLMGQHYVAMEYAKRPHIKDMGQRILCRQGTMRGWTYKTLTREDLRMPVVNGEGKRSRLLGTLGVTRGFGDHDLLAINTGIQIKPFLTPHPDVRQRDLTQVVCISDEDNRDGDYGVLVMATDGLWDVSENEGVARIVFQTLSKYPTEKHRYTMVAQELVARARGKINDSGHWRLADSKAAATVDDISVIVIPVSQYYKEHVEWTQNYKRDLEHRRRQAQANMAQEAVTVLNGVMAEEAQVVEEEEEGEVVVHEARTSQKPQQVEDGVDETLVVELAPSLEQVQLKDKDSAA; encoded by the exons ATGTTTAGTAACATTAAGGAGCGTTTTATATCGGCCATTGCACCGGACTTACCGCCTCTGCCAGGTGCAGGCGAGCGAAGGATTGGTGCCGGAAGCGGCCATCTTCACAATTCGCCGCACCAGCGACTTCGGTTCGGTGGTTCCGGTAGTCAGCCGTTGCCGGATAAGTTCCCCTACGCCCGGCCCCCCTTTCTGCAACTTCTCACAGCGGACGAACTGCGCGCCTCAGCGGACCACAATGTGCGGCCAATCATAGTGCCGCGGGACATCAACCTGCTGCCCTGGGGCACCGGATACGCCGAGTGCGTCAATTCCGGTAAATCTGAGTGGAACGAGGACCAGGGCGCCTTCTGTCG GCAAGTTCTTTCGGATCCTGAGCACAAGCACCCAGATCTTCCGTACACATACTTCGGAATTTTCGATGGACACGCCGGATATGGAGCCGCACTAGCCGCTTCGCATCAGTTCCATCACATCCTGCACGAAAAGCTAGTAGACTGCCTGGAGCTGCTCCTGCCACGAGATGTGGACCCCTCCAGTGGCGGAGGGGATGGCATTCAGCTGAATCCTACATTCCCGCACCCCATCTACTTCCAGCGCCGGGTGACCAAGGACGAACTTATCATCGGTGCACTGGAAAGTGCCTTTTTCAACATGGACTCGCTGATAGCGCAGGACAATGATCGTTATCGAGATGCCGGCGGCTGCACCGCCTGCGTCTCATTATTTATTGATGGCAAGATGTATGTCGCCAATGCCGGCGACTCTAGAGCTGTGCTCTGTCAGCGCCGTGCCACTCCTGATAGGCAACAAACGGATACGCACTCCAGTATTGAACCGGATCCACTAGAAGTTAGCTGTTATCCAGTGCCGTTCTCCGCTGATCACACGCCTGAAACAGAGCGAGAACGTCTGCTCAATGTAGCCAGATTGAAGCCGCAACTTATGGGTCAACATTATGTGGCAATGGAGTACGCCAAGCGGCCGCACATCAAGGATATGGGCCAGCGCATTCTCTGCCGACAGGGCACAATGCGTGGCTGGACATATAAGACGCTGACCAGAGAAGATCTCCGCATGCCGGTGGTAAATGGCGAGGGCAAGAGAAGCCGTTTGTTGGGCACACTGGGAGTGACGCGCGGTTTTGGCGATCACGACTTGCTGGCCATTAACACGGGTATACAGATAAAACCCTTTCTCACGCCCCATCCCGATGTGAGACAGAGGGATCTTACGCAGGTCGTTTGCATTTCGGATGAAGACAACAGGGATGGAGATTACGGCGTGCTTGTTATGGCCACCGATGGCCTATGGGATGTTTCCGAAAACGAGGGCGTTGCACGCATTGTCTTCCAGACGCTATCCAAATATCCTACGGAGAAGCATCGCTATACGATGGTCGCCCAGGAGCTGGTGGCTCGTGCTCGTGGAAAAATCAATGACTCCGGGCATTGGCGTCTCGCCGATAGCAAGGCAGCAGCCACTGTTGATGATATCTCAGTGATTGTCATTCCGGTTAGCCAGTATTATAAGGAACACGTGGAGTGGACACAAAACTACAAACGAGATCTCGAGCATCGACGCCGCCAAGCACAGGCCAACATGGCCCAGGAGGCGGTCACCGTCCTCAACGGCGTAATGGCCGAGGAAGCTCAGGTCGttgaggaggaggaggagggtGAGGTGGTTGTGCACGAGGCAAGAACTTCCCAGAAACCACAGCAGGTGGAGGATGGAGTCGACGAGACCCTGGTGGTAGAACTGGCCCCCTCGCTGGAACAGGTGCAGCTAAAAGACAAGGATTCTGCAG CCTAA
- the S6kII gene encoding ribosomal protein S6 kinase 2 beta codes for MPLADSQKDLRQQPQQQQHVSSTGSNNIAEQQSSSSSGLGLQLRQRMQITSSGCSSLAVTPMEHTPTEDEESGGGSSGVNSSVTTVTSSQRRQQLHQVQQQCALQAALEQHHISPAAEQESSREKPVHQTLCPPPELMELSDSESQGGRREGVVGGGAPGSEDTEPLDDTENEFELKEVIKEGHDKADPSQFELLRVLGEGSFGKVFLVRKVIGKDAGTLYAMKVLKKATLKVKDRVRSTNERKILADVGHAFIVRLHYAFQTPGKLYLILDFLRGGDLFTRLSKEVMFTEEDVKFYLAELALAMNHLHSLGIIYRDLKPENILLDEHGHIALTDFGLSKQPLDGSKTYSFCGTVEYMAPEIVNRKGHDFAADWWSFGVLMYEMLTGNLPFHGQTRQETMNQILRSKLGMPENLSPEAQSLLRALFKRNPQNRLGAGAQGILDIKAHCFFATIDWVRLERKQVRPPFIPAVSRDDAFYFDVEYTSKSPRDSPGGPISASAHEIFRGFSFVAPVLLEGQCAGSNSCSTSASPLHNIAPIPAVPTGAPRTLPGVLPGNFHAEYNLLQELGRGTFSVCRLCEHRASKKHYAVKVIEKAAVAAASTSADCWEEVEIMLRYGNHPNIVTLYSVYEDAGSAYLVMELLKGGELLDRILAVGQMCESEASAVLRTIASAVAYLHEHGVVHRDLKPSNMIYASMRQTPETLKLCDLGFAKQLRADNGLLMTPCYTANFVAPEVLKRQGYDLACDIWSLGVLLYIMLSGRTPFASTPNDSPDVILKRIGSGHIDFTSSRWALVSVPAKELLRQMLHIVPENRPTAAQILDHAWLREQFANGVQLTEYAVAPGLQLSLCAQQQQQNHISMALRGAVDATFRAIAIPQAANVGPVELSMLAKRRAKDRANLHS; via the exons ATGCCGCTGGCCGATTCCCAGAAGGATCTCCGCCAGCAGcctcagcagcagcagcatgtGTCCTCCAccggcagcaacaacattGCGGAGCAGCAGAGCAGTAGTAGCAGCGGTTTGGGCCTGCAGCTACGACAGCGCATGCAGATTACCTCGTCCGGCTGTAGCAGCCTCGCGGTCACGCCCATGGAGCACACGCCCACCGAGGACGAGGAGAGTGGTGGCGGTAGCAGCGGGGTCAACTCCTCGGTTACCACGGTGACCTCATCGCAGCGTCGCCAGCAGCTGCATCAAGTGCAACAGCAATGTGCTTTGCAGGCGGCCCTGGAGCAGCATCACATCTCACCGGCAGCGGAACAGGAGTCTTCCAGAGAAAAACCAGTGCATCAAACACTATGCCCGCCGCCAGAACTCATGGAGCTAAGTGATTCCGAGTCCCAGGGAGGAAGAAGAGAAGGGGTAGTTGGAGGAGGAGCACCTGGCTCAGAAGACACCGAACCCCTAGATGATACAGAAAACGAATTCGAGCtcaaagaggtcataaaagaGGGTCACGACAAGGCCGATCCCTCGCAATTCGAACTCCTTCGAGTCCTGGGCGAAGGAAGTTTTGGGAAGGTGTTCCTGGTGCGAAAGGTCATAGGGAAAGACGCGGGTACCCTGTACGCTATGAAGGTGCTTAAGAAGGCCACCCTTAAAGTCAAGGACCGAGTGAGAAGTACCAATGAACGCAAGATCCTGGCCGACGTGGGGCATGCCTTCATCGTGCGCCTGCACTATGCCTTTCAAACCCCCGGAAAACTCTACTTGATATTAGATTTCCTTCGTGGCGGCGATCTTTTCACTCGCCTGTCCAAAGAAGTAATGTTTACGGAAGAGGACGTTAAGTTCTATCTGGCGGAACTTGCGCTGGCCATGAACCACCTGCACTCGCTAGGCATCATCTACAGGGATCTGAAGCCGGAAAATATACTACTCGATGAGCATGGTCATATAGCGTTGACGGATTTTGGTCTGTCCAAGCAGCCTTTGGATGGATCCAAAACCTACAGTTTTTGTGGAACCGTGGAATACATGGCACCGGAGATTGTGAACAGAAAGGGACACGATTTTGCCGCCGATTGGTGGAGTTTCGGGGTGCTCATGTACGAAATGCTTACAGGGAATTTACCTTTTCATGGCCAAACGCGTCAGGAGACTATGAATCAAATCCTAAGGAGTAAGTTGGGCATGCCGGAAAATCTATCGCCAGAGGCGCAGTCCCTGCTGCGGGCTCTCTTCAAAAGAAATCCTCAGAATCGTTTGGGTGCGGGTGCCCAAGGAATATTGGACATCAAGGCGCACTGCTTCTTCGCTACCATCGATTGGGTGAGATTGGAACGAAAACAGGTGCGTCCGCCTTTTATACCGGCGGTTAGCCGCGACGATGCCTTCTACTTCGATGTGGAGTACACCTCGAAGTCCCCTAGGGACTCACCGGGTGGTCCCATCTCCGCATCTGCGCATGAAATTTTTCGTGGCTTTAGCTTCGTGGCCCCTGTTCTCCTAGAAGGTCAATGTGCCGGCTCGAATAGCTGCTCTACCAGTGCCAGTCCACTACATAATATAGCTCCTATTCCTGCTGTTCCGACGGGTGCGCCCCGAACTTTACCCGGTGTCCTACCTGGAAACTTCCATGCGGAGTATAATCTGCTCCAAGAACTAGGTCGGGGAACTTTCTCAGTTTGCCGGCTGTGCGAGCATCGCGCCTCCAAAAAACATTATGCCGTAAAAGTAATCGAAAAGGCCGCTGTGGCCGCCGCATCCACGTCCGCCGATTGCTGGGAGGAAGTAGAGATTATGTTAAGGTACGGCAACCACCCAAATATCGTCACTCTCTATTCAGTTTACGAGGACGCGGGCTCCGCTTATCTAGTAATGGAGTTGCTGAAAGGCGGTGAGCTACTCGATCGCATACTGGCCGTGGGTCAGATGTGCGAAAGCGAGGCGAGCGCCGTTTTAAGGACGATTGCATCCGCAGTAGCATATCTCCATGAACATGGCGTTGTCCATCGAGATCTGAAGCCCTCCAATATGATATATGCAAGTATGCGACAGACTCCCGAAACCCTGAAGCTCTGCGATTTAG GCTTCGCTAAGCAGCTGCGCGCAGACAACGGACTCCTGATGACGCCCTGTTACACAGCCAACTTTGTGGCGCCCGAGGTTTTGAAGAGGCAAGGTTACGACCTGGCCTGCGACATCTGGTCGCTGGGCGTTCTTCTTTACATCATGTTATCCGGTCGGACGCCATTTGCCAGCACTCCAAACGATTCGCCGGACGTGATACTGAAGCGCATCGGGTCGGGACACATTGACTTTACCAGCAGTCGCTGGGCACTGGTCAGTGTGCCGGCCAAGGAACTGTTGCGCCAGATGCTGCACATAGTGCCGGAGAATCGGCCGACGGCGGCGCAAATTCTAGATCATGCCTGGCTGCGGGAACAATTTGCCAATGGTGTGCAGCTTACAGAGTATGCCGTGGCTCCCGGATTACAGCTTTCGCTATGCGcccaacagcagcaacagaatCACATTTCGATGGCTTTAAGGGGAGCTGTAGATGCCACGTTTCGGGCCATTGCCATACCGCAGGCGGCCAATGTGGGACCTGTAGAACTTTCGATGTTAGCCAAGAGGCGAGCCAAAGATAGAGCTAACCTGCACTCCTAA